From the Streptomyces sp. Tu 2975 genome, one window contains:
- a CDS encoding SDR family oxidoreductase, producing MSTTGKPVAVVTGASSGIGAATGRQLAAAGYHVVLTARRKDRIEALAAELTAAGHQATAHALDVTDRPAVDSFAAALERCDVLVNNAGGALGADPVATGDPADWRRMFEVNVIGTLNLTQALLPTLTASGDGTVVILSSTAGLSTYEGGGGYVAAKHGEHVLAETLRLEIVGTPVRVIEVAPGMVRTEEFATTRFRGDTDKAAKVYAGVEEPLTADDVADTITWAVSRPPHVNIDLLVVRPRAQASNSKVHREL from the coding sequence ATGAGCACCACCGGGAAACCCGTCGCCGTCGTCACCGGAGCCAGTAGTGGCATCGGCGCGGCCACCGGGCGCCAACTGGCCGCCGCCGGCTATCACGTGGTCCTCACCGCCCGCCGCAAGGACCGCATCGAGGCGCTCGCCGCCGAGCTCACCGCCGCCGGACACCAGGCCACCGCACACGCCCTCGACGTCACGGACCGCCCCGCCGTCGACTCCTTCGCCGCCGCCCTCGAGCGTTGCGACGTCCTGGTGAACAACGCGGGCGGCGCCCTGGGCGCCGACCCGGTGGCCACCGGCGATCCGGCCGACTGGCGCCGCATGTTCGAGGTCAACGTCATCGGCACGCTCAACCTGACCCAGGCACTCCTCCCGACGCTCACCGCGAGCGGTGACGGCACGGTCGTGATCCTCTCGTCCACCGCGGGCCTCAGCACCTACGAAGGCGGCGGCGGTTACGTCGCCGCCAAGCACGGCGAGCACGTCCTCGCCGAGACCCTCCGGCTGGAGATCGTCGGCACCCCGGTCCGGGTGATCGAGGTCGCCCCGGGCATGGTCAGGACGGAGGAGTTCGCGACCACCCGCTTCCGCGGCGACACCGACAAGGCCGCCAAGGTCTACGCGGGTGTGGAGGAGCCGCTCACCGCCGACGACGTGGCGGACACCATCACCTGGGCCGTCAGCCGTCCGCCGCACGTCAACATCGATCTTCTGGTCGTCAGGCCTCGCGCCCAGGCGTCCAACTCGAAGGTGCACAGGGAGCTGTGA
- a CDS encoding GNAT family N-acetyltransferase, translated as MTDGPTITRLSRAALPAAAPDLAALLLDAVDDGASVGFTSSLTSAQAEAWWRSRGTDLADERVVLWAAHDGGRLIGTVQLGLETSPNGRHRAEIAKLLVHRAARGRGIARRLLATAEAFAAASGRTLLMLDTQTGSAAESLYRTSGWSVLGTLPDYAADPSGTLRPTTFFHKSLGEK; from the coding sequence ATGACCGACGGCCCGACCATCACCCGGCTGTCCCGGGCCGCACTGCCCGCCGCCGCCCCCGACCTCGCCGCGCTGCTCCTCGACGCGGTGGACGACGGCGCCTCCGTGGGCTTCACCTCGTCCCTCACCTCCGCACAGGCCGAGGCCTGGTGGCGTTCCCGCGGCACCGACCTCGCCGACGAACGCGTGGTCCTCTGGGCCGCTCACGACGGCGGCCGGCTCATAGGCACCGTCCAGCTCGGACTCGAGACGTCCCCCAACGGCCGGCACCGCGCCGAGATAGCCAAACTCCTGGTCCACCGCGCGGCCCGTGGACGCGGCATCGCCCGCCGTCTCCTCGCCACGGCCGAGGCCTTCGCCGCCGCGTCCGGCCGCACGTTGCTGATGCTGGACACACAGACCGGCAGCGCGGCGGAGAGCCTCTACCGCACCTCGGGCTGGTCGGTCCTCGGCACGCTCCCCGACTACGCCGCCGACCCTTCCGGCACGCTGCGCCCGACGACGTTCTTCCACAAGTCGCTGGGCGAGAAGTAG
- a CDS encoding LAGLIDADG family homing endonuclease yields MELQDPRYAYMFGFLQTDGCLSQGVGQKGRLTVEIGIRDIGILRKFQRLTPYNSSIRERTRRTNFAEAHHSAIWTLCSLSARTQINRLGLPYGRKSTKIAPPRVPFSRRYYLRGIIDADGSVGYTAQGFPFLSLTTASTAVGAYLCRYALQVTGAQRVIKRNQRDGIYNIVYTKEAAQRLGADLYYPGCLALERKRDAGASLAEWERPPGMKTAPDRRRWKEWEDRILLDHGHAASGAEALGRTERSCEVRLWRLRTGRAPTPSVEAEGF; encoded by the coding sequence ATGGAGCTCCAGGATCCGCGCTACGCCTACATGTTCGGCTTCCTCCAAACCGACGGTTGCCTCTCACAAGGGGTCGGCCAGAAAGGGCGACTGACGGTGGAGATCGGCATTCGGGACATCGGAATCCTCCGCAAGTTCCAGCGACTGACCCCGTACAACAGCTCCATTCGAGAACGCACCCGCCGTACCAACTTCGCCGAGGCCCACCACTCGGCCATCTGGACTCTCTGTTCGCTGAGCGCCAGAACACAGATCAATCGACTCGGCCTGCCGTACGGCAGGAAGTCAACAAAGATCGCGCCACCCCGAGTGCCTTTCTCCCGGCGGTACTACCTGCGAGGCATCATCGACGCAGACGGATCCGTCGGTTACACCGCACAGGGTTTCCCTTTCCTCTCGTTGACCACGGCAAGCACCGCAGTGGGGGCCTATCTCTGCCGCTATGCACTGCAGGTCACCGGTGCCCAGCGCGTCATCAAGCGCAACCAGCGCGACGGGATCTACAACATCGTCTACACCAAGGAAGCAGCCCAGCGTCTCGGCGCAGACCTGTACTACCCGGGCTGCCTGGCTCTGGAGCGCAAGCGCGACGCAGGCGCGTCACTCGCCGAATGGGAGCGACCGCCTGGTATGAAAACCGCTCCCGATCGCCGCCGTTGGAAAGAGTGGGAGGACCGCATCCTGCTGGACCACGGCCACGCAGCGAGCGGAGCCGAAGCCCTCGGTCGTACAGAGCGGAGTTGCGAGGTACGGCTGTGGCGCCTGCGTACCGGAAGAGCACCGACTCCGTCGGTCGAAGCCGAAGGGTTCTGA
- a CDS encoding RtcB family protein yields MSYVEMPGAKVPIRMWTDPSTVEDVALQQLRNVATLPWIKGLAVMPDVHYGKGATVGSVIAMHGAVCPAAVGVDIGCGMSAVRTSLTANDLPGDLSRLRTRIEQAIPVGRGMHDEMVDPGRVYGLEAGGWDGLWDRFDTVADAVKFRRERATKQMGTLGSGNHYIELLLDEGGAVWLTLHSGSRNIGKELAEYHIGEAQKLPHNQGLVDRDLAVFVADTPQMAAYRNDLYWAQEYAKYNRAVMMGLFKEVIRREFRKAKVGFESEISCHHNYVAEERYEGLDLLVTRKGAIRAGSGEYGIIPGSMGTSSYIVKGLGNEASFNSASHGAGRRMSRNAAKRRFSTRDLEEQTRGVECRKDSGVVDEIPGAYKPIEQVMDQQRDLVAVVAKLKQVICVKG; encoded by the coding sequence ATGTCGTACGTGGAGATGCCGGGCGCCAAGGTCCCGATCCGTATGTGGACCGACCCTTCGACGGTCGAGGACGTCGCGCTGCAGCAACTGCGGAACGTGGCCACGCTGCCGTGGATCAAGGGCCTCGCCGTGATGCCTGACGTCCACTACGGCAAGGGCGCCACCGTGGGCTCGGTGATCGCGATGCACGGGGCGGTCTGCCCGGCCGCCGTCGGCGTGGACATCGGCTGCGGTATGTCGGCGGTGCGGACCTCGCTGACGGCCAACGACCTGCCGGGTGACCTCTCGCGGCTCCGTACCCGGATCGAGCAGGCCATCCCGGTGGGGCGCGGGATGCATGACGAGATGGTCGACCCCGGCAGGGTGTACGGCCTCGAGGCCGGTGGCTGGGACGGCCTCTGGGACCGGTTCGACACCGTGGCCGACGCGGTGAAGTTCCGCCGGGAGCGTGCCACCAAGCAGATGGGGACGCTTGGCAGCGGAAACCATTACATCGAATTGTTGCTCGATGAGGGTGGTGCGGTGTGGCTCACGCTCCACTCGGGGTCGAGGAATATCGGTAAGGAGCTCGCCGAGTACCACATCGGTGAGGCCCAGAAGTTGCCCCACAATCAGGGCCTGGTCGACCGTGATCTCGCCGTCTTCGTCGCGGACACTCCGCAGATGGCGGCCTATCGCAATGATCTTTACTGGGCCCAGGAGTACGCCAAGTACAACCGTGCCGTCATGATGGGGCTCTTCAAGGAAGTAATCCGCAGGGAGTTCAGAAAGGCGAAGGTCGGCTTCGAGTCGGAGATCAGCTGCCACCACAACTACGTGGCGGAGGAGCGGTACGAGGGACTGGATCTACTGGTTACCCGAAAAGGAGCGATCCGTGCCGGTTCAGGCGAGTACGGGATCATCCCCGGATCGATGGGTACCTCCTCGTACATCGTGAAGGGCCTGGGGAACGAAGCATCTTTCAACTCGGCGTCACACGGCGCGGGCCGGAGAATGAGCCGCAACGCGGCGAAGCGACGCTTCTCGACGCGGGACCTGGAGGAGCAGACACGAGGCGTGGAGTGCCGTAAGGACTCGGGCGTCGTGGACGAGATCCCGGGCGCGTACAAGCCGATCGAGCAGGTGATGGACCAGCAGCGGGACCTCGTGGCGGTCGTCGCGAAGCTGAAGCAGGTCATTTGCGTCAAGGGTTAG
- a CDS encoding DUF3558 domain-containing protein, protein MQRKAYVPGVAALLAALVTGCTAGDGTEGSDIDAKVNGAKASAAPPGKYRTLLEPCGSVELSTLKDLLPGTVTLPEEQQQKVLRGTAAVTYDTDRRVACSWKGDAPDASHQLRVDFERVVSYDPAVSDDDRAQEVFEKKQGSASVPIAPPKDEPETDGASPSTTRSPAAGSSSGAGPGAGASTDTAAGASASANTSSSAPALEGLEPRALEGLGDAAFLDDVLGRAGSTVQRRTVSVVFRTSNVIVTVVYGEQPAVTGGVPDSKELQEKARSLARNLAEQFDE, encoded by the coding sequence GTGCAACGTAAGGCGTACGTGCCCGGCGTGGCGGCGCTTCTCGCGGCGCTCGTGACCGGCTGCACCGCCGGCGACGGCACCGAGGGCTCCGACATCGACGCCAAGGTCAACGGGGCCAAAGCCTCCGCGGCGCCCCCCGGCAAGTACCGCACGCTTCTCGAGCCGTGCGGGTCCGTCGAGCTCTCCACGCTGAAGGACCTGCTGCCGGGCACCGTGACGCTGCCCGAGGAACAGCAGCAGAAGGTCCTGCGCGGCACGGCCGCCGTCACCTACGACACGGACCGCCGGGTGGCGTGCAGCTGGAAGGGCGACGCCCCGGACGCCTCGCACCAGCTGCGGGTCGACTTCGAACGTGTCGTCTCCTACGACCCGGCCGTCAGCGACGACGACCGTGCGCAGGAGGTCTTCGAGAAGAAGCAGGGTTCCGCTTCCGTTCCGATCGCGCCCCCGAAGGACGAGCCGGAGACGGACGGCGCCTCGCCGTCGACCACCCGGAGCCCGGCGGCCGGGAGTTCGAGCGGCGCCGGCCCGGGCGCCGGAGCGTCCACGGACACGGCGGCCGGGGCCTCCGCCTCCGCCAATACGTCCTCCTCCGCTCCCGCTCTCGAGGGCCTCGAGCCCCGGGCGCTGGAAGGGCTCGGCGACGCGGCGTTCCTGGACGACGTGCTCGGCCGCGCCGGTTCCACGGTTCAGCGCCGCACAGTGAGCGTGGTGTTCCGCACATCCAATGTGATCGTCACCGTCGTCTACGGCGAGCAACCGGCCGTGACGGGAGGAGTGCCCGACAGCAAGGAACTGCAGGAGAAGGCGCGGAGCCTGGCCCGGAATCTGGCGGAGCAGTTCGACGAGTGA
- a CDS encoding DUF3558 domain-containing protein, with the protein MHRSAPRLTRILACAAVPVMLVVAGCSSDSDSASKGSASSASAAPEAKKSPTVAPARFSKLPSPCDSITEKTIEDLVPGTKSKNGTAGKSSDIARRGSCSWNGLDDNGVKGSQYRWLDVSFLRYDSDASLAVSGEQRAVESYAKEIAKAKGTEGAKDVKTSPAPGVGDEATTVNYTLRKTDEDFTYATIVARTENGVVTLTYNGTGYAGAKNPSAADLTKAALKAAKEAVASVATANK; encoded by the coding sequence ATGCACCGTTCAGCCCCGCGACTCACCCGCATACTCGCCTGCGCCGCCGTCCCGGTGATGCTCGTCGTCGCAGGCTGTTCCTCGGACTCCGACAGTGCCTCCAAGGGCTCCGCTTCGTCCGCCTCCGCCGCCCCCGAGGCCAAGAAGTCCCCGACCGTCGCTCCCGCGAGGTTCAGCAAGCTGCCGAGTCCGTGCGACTCGATCACGGAGAAGACGATCGAGGACCTGGTGCCCGGCACCAAGTCCAAGAACGGCACGGCCGGCAAGTCGTCGGACATCGCGCGGCGCGGCAGCTGTTCCTGGAACGGCCTGGACGACAACGGCGTGAAGGGGTCGCAGTACCGCTGGCTCGACGTCTCGTTCCTGCGCTACGACTCCGACGCCTCGCTCGCCGTGAGCGGCGAGCAGCGCGCGGTGGAGTCGTACGCCAAGGAGATCGCGAAGGCCAAGGGCACCGAGGGCGCCAAGGACGTCAAGACCTCCCCGGCCCCGGGGGTGGGCGACGAGGCGACGACGGTCAACTACACGCTGCGCAAGACCGATGAGGACTTCACCTACGCCACGATCGTGGCCCGCACCGAGAACGGTGTGGTGACCCTCACGTACAACGGCACGGGTTACGCGGGCGCGAAGAACCCCTCCGCCGCCGATCTGACGAAGGCCGCCCTCAAGGCCGCCAAGGAGGCAGTGGCCTCGGTCGCCACGGCCAACAAGTAG
- a CDS encoding DUF2637 domain-containing protein, which produces MAAMQLTRTHRILIGVVVAGALIIAAIGFAGSYAAVRELAEQKGFGDFSLVFPIGIDAGICVLLALDLLLTWMRIPFPLLRQTAWLLTFATIAFNGAAAWPDPLGVGMHAVIPILFVVAVEAARHAVGRIADITADKHMEGVRLTRWLLSPVPTFKLWRRMKLWELRSYEQVIKLEQDRLIYQARLQARFGRAWRRKAPIEALMPLRLAKFGVPLAQTAPAGLAAAGIEPVLLPPAPVAQASAPAELPVGGEAEPSSRREDRAVAARRDEPASEEAYEGPGSHESPWFAAPQVPQDAYERAYNPTYVEGLEPHPVPVPAGPGRTRPLGSGPSPDVQAQDGPYEQQAPYGPQQQAVPYQQQYARQEPAEAYADGGVEGPVPYDEPASEPAPDYTAEDKEFAELAYPVFRTYVKENNDWPKADHLDILLADRHGVNHPRSGALLRRLMPEFKNRHQADLEAEHIA; this is translated from the coding sequence GTGGCCGCGATGCAGCTGACACGCACGCACCGAATACTCATCGGGGTCGTCGTCGCGGGCGCGTTGATCATCGCCGCGATCGGCTTCGCCGGGTCGTACGCCGCCGTGCGCGAGCTCGCGGAGCAGAAGGGCTTCGGCGACTTCTCCCTGGTCTTCCCCATCGGCATCGACGCCGGCATCTGTGTGCTGCTGGCGCTCGACCTGCTGCTGACGTGGATGCGGATACCCTTCCCGCTGCTGCGCCAGACGGCCTGGCTGTTGACCTTCGCGACGATCGCGTTCAACGGCGCGGCGGCGTGGCCGGATCCGCTCGGTGTCGGCATGCACGCCGTCATCCCGATCCTCTTCGTCGTGGCCGTCGAGGCGGCCCGGCACGCGGTGGGCCGGATCGCGGACATCACGGCCGACAAGCACATGGAGGGTGTGCGGCTCACCCGCTGGCTGCTCTCCCCCGTCCCGACGTTCAAGCTGTGGCGGCGGATGAAGCTGTGGGAGCTGCGCAGCTACGAGCAGGTGATCAAGCTCGAGCAGGACCGGCTGATCTACCAGGCCCGCCTTCAGGCACGTTTCGGCCGGGCGTGGCGGCGCAAGGCCCCGATCGAGGCGCTGATGCCGCTGCGGCTGGCGAAGTTCGGCGTGCCGCTGGCGCAGACCGCCCCGGCGGGCCTGGCGGCGGCGGGCATCGAGCCGGTCCTGCTGCCGCCGGCGCCGGTGGCGCAGGCATCGGCGCCGGCGGAGCTGCCGGTGGGCGGCGAGGCGGAGCCGTCGTCCCGGCGTGAGGACCGTGCCGTCGCGGCCCGGCGTGACGAGCCGGCCTCGGAGGAGGCGTACGAGGGCCCGGGCTCCCACGAGAGCCCGTGGTTCGCGGCCCCGCAGGTTCCGCAGGACGCGTACGAGCGCGCGTACAACCCTACGTACGTGGAAGGCCTGGAGCCCCATCCGGTGCCGGTGCCCGCGGGCCCCGGCCGCACCCGTCCGCTCGGCTCGGGGCCGTCCCCCGACGTGCAGGCGCAGGACGGGCCGTACGAGCAGCAGGCGCCCTACGGCCCGCAGCAGCAGGCCGTGCCGTACCAGCAGCAGTACGCCCGGCAGGAGCCGGCAGAGGCCTACGCGGACGGCGGCGTCGAGGGACCCGTGCCCTACGACGAGCCCGCGTCAGAGCCCGCCCCCGACTACACGGCCGAGGACAAGGAGTTCGCGGAGCTCGCGTACCCGGTGTTCAGGACGTACGTCAAAGAGAACAACGACTGGCCGAAGGCCGATCACCTCGACATACTGCTCGCCGACCGCCACGGGGTGAACCACCCGCGCAGTGGGGCGCTGCTGCGCCGCCTGATGCCCGAGTTCAAGAACCGTCACCAGGCCGACCTGGAGGCCGAGCACATCGCGTGA
- the lysS gene encoding lysine--tRNA ligase, whose translation MPTVAQSSTETDWVSRFADEVIAESERRAPGKPVVVASGLSPSGPIHLGNLREVMTPHLVADEIRRRGHDVRHLISWDDYDRYRKVPAGVEGVDESWAEHIGKPLTSVPAPAGSAHPNWAEHFKAAMTAALDELGVEYDGISQTEQYTSGAYREQILHAMKHRGDIDAILDQYRTKKAPAKKSQKPVDEAELEAAEGSGAAAEDDGGGAGGYYPYKPYCGQCGKDLTTVTSYDDATTELAYTCTACTFSESVRLSEFNRGKLVWKVDWPMRWAYEGVIFEPSGVDHSSPGSSFVVGGQIVREIFDGVQPIGPMYAFVGISGMAKMSSSRGGVPTPADALKIMEAPLLRWLYARRRPNQSFKIAFDQEIQRLYDEWDKLAAKVEDGSALPADAAAYSRAVRTAAGELPRTPRPLPYRTLASVADITGGHDEQTLRILSDLDPANPLTSLDEARPRLDRAENWITTQVPADQRTVVRAEPDTELLASLDDEGRESLRLLLEGLDTHWSLDGLTTLVYGVPKVMAGLAPDAKPTPELKIAQRSFFALLYRLLVSRETGPRLPTLLLAVGADRVRKLLAA comes from the coding sequence GTGCCGACCGTGGCTCAGAGCAGCACCGAGACCGACTGGGTCTCCCGTTTCGCGGACGAGGTCATCGCCGAGTCGGAGCGACGTGCGCCTGGCAAACCGGTCGTCGTCGCGTCCGGACTGTCCCCCTCCGGCCCCATCCACCTGGGCAATCTCCGCGAGGTCATGACCCCGCACCTGGTCGCCGACGAGATCCGGCGGCGCGGCCACGACGTCCGCCACCTGATCTCCTGGGACGACTACGACCGCTACCGCAAGGTGCCGGCCGGTGTCGAGGGCGTCGACGAGTCCTGGGCGGAGCACATCGGCAAGCCGCTCACCTCGGTCCCCGCGCCCGCCGGCTCGGCCCACCCGAACTGGGCCGAGCACTTCAAGGCCGCCATGACCGCCGCCCTGGACGAGCTGGGCGTCGAGTACGACGGGATCAGCCAGACCGAGCAGTACACGTCGGGCGCCTACCGCGAGCAGATCCTGCACGCGATGAAGCACCGCGGCGACATCGACGCGATCCTCGACCAGTACCGCACCAAGAAGGCCCCCGCGAAGAAGTCGCAGAAGCCGGTCGACGAGGCAGAGCTCGAGGCCGCGGAGGGCTCCGGCGCGGCCGCGGAGGACGACGGCGGCGGCGCCGGCGGGTACTACCCGTACAAGCCCTACTGCGGGCAGTGCGGGAAGGACCTGACCACGGTCACCTCGTACGACGACGCGACCACCGAGCTGGCGTACACCTGCACCGCCTGCACCTTCAGCGAGTCCGTCCGGCTGAGCGAGTTCAACCGCGGCAAGCTCGTCTGGAAGGTCGACTGGCCGATGCGCTGGGCCTACGAAGGAGTGATCTTCGAGCCGAGCGGCGTCGACCACTCCTCCCCGGGCTCGTCGTTCGTCGTCGGCGGGCAGATCGTCCGCGAGATCTTCGACGGCGTCCAGCCGATCGGCCCCATGTACGCCTTCGTCGGCATCAGCGGCATGGCCAAGATGTCGTCGTCGCGCGGCGGCGTGCCCACCCCGGCCGACGCGCTGAAGATCATGGAGGCGCCGCTGCTGCGCTGGCTGTACGCCCGCCGCCGGCCCAACCAGTCCTTCAAGATCGCCTTCGACCAGGAGATCCAGCGGCTCTACGACGAGTGGGACAAGCTCGCCGCGAAGGTCGAGGACGGCAGCGCGCTGCCGGCCGACGCCGCCGCGTACTCGCGGGCCGTCCGGACCGCCGCCGGTGAGCTGCCGCGCACCCCGCGCCCGCTGCCCTACCGCACGCTCGCCTCCGTCGCCGACATCACCGGCGGCCACGACGAGCAGACCCTGCGCATCCTCAGCGACCTCGACCCGGCGAACCCGCTCACCTCGCTCGACGAGGCACGGCCGCGGCTCGACCGCGCCGAGAACTGGATCACCACCCAGGTCCCGGCCGACCAGCGCACCGTGGTCCGCGCCGAGCCCGACACCGAACTGCTCGCCTCCCTCGACGACGAGGGCCGCGAGTCGCTGCGGCTGCTCCTGGAGGGCCTGGACACGCACTGGTCCCTGGACGGCCTGACCACGCTCGTCTACGGCGTGCCGAAGGTGATGGCCGGTCTGGCGCCGGACGCCAAGCCCACGCCTGAGCTGAAGATCGCCCAGCGCTCGTTCTTCGCCCTGCTGTACCGCCTGCTCGTCAGCCGCGAGACCGGACCGCGTCTGCCCACGCTGCTGCTGGCGGTGGGTGCGGACCGGGTCCGCAAGCTGCTGGCCGCCTGA
- the argS gene encoding arginine--tRNA ligase: MASVPSLASNVQLRLADALTAALPEAGSADPLLRRSDRADFQANGILALAKKLKGNPRELAAKVVDAIGPNDVLGDIEVSGPGFLNITITDKAITRTLAARAADDRLGVPFAAESGTTVIDYAQPNVAKEMHVGHLRSAVIGDAMVQILEFTGEKVVRRHHIGDWGTQFGMLIQYLIEHPHELDHRDGVSGEEAMSNLNRLYKASRTLFDSDEEFKDRARRRVVELQAGDAETLALWQKFVDESKIYFYSVFEKLDMEIRDPDIVGESGYNDMLDETCRILEESGVAVRSEGALCVFFDDVKGPDGNPVPLIVKKSNGGYGYAATDLSAIRDRVQNLGADTLVYVVDARQSLHFKMVFETARRAGWLNDKVKAVQLAFGTVLGKDGKPFKTREGETVRLVDLLDEAIDRATAVVREKAEKVGLSEQEIVENGRYVGVGAVKYADLSTSAVRDYKFDLDQMVSLNGDTSVYLQYAYARIQSIKRKAGDRSPVAHPELALAPAERALGLHLDQFGEVLAEVASSYEPHKLAAYLYQLASHLTTFYDQCHVLSADNPPEVVENRLFLVDLTGRTLHQGMALLGIRTPERL, encoded by the coding sequence ATGGCCTCGGTCCCTTCCCTCGCATCGAATGTGCAGCTGCGCCTCGCGGACGCCCTCACGGCAGCACTGCCGGAGGCCGGTTCCGCCGACCCTCTGCTGCGACGAAGCGACCGGGCCGACTTCCAGGCCAACGGCATCCTGGCGCTGGCCAAGAAGCTCAAGGGCAATCCCCGTGAGCTGGCGGCCAAGGTCGTGGACGCCATCGGCCCGAACGACGTCCTGGGGGACATCGAGGTCTCCGGCCCCGGCTTCCTGAACATCACGATCACCGACAAGGCGATCACTCGGACGCTGGCCGCGCGTGCGGCCGACGACCGCCTCGGCGTGCCCTTCGCCGCGGAGTCCGGCACCACGGTGATCGACTACGCGCAGCCGAACGTGGCCAAGGAGATGCACGTGGGCCATCTGCGGTCCGCCGTGATCGGCGACGCGATGGTGCAGATCCTGGAGTTCACCGGCGAGAAGGTGGTCCGTCGCCACCACATCGGCGACTGGGGCACCCAGTTCGGCATGCTCATCCAGTACCTGATCGAGCACCCGCACGAGCTGGACCACAGGGACGGAGTCTCCGGCGAGGAGGCGATGTCCAACCTGAACCGTCTCTACAAGGCGTCCCGCACCCTGTTCGACTCCGATGAGGAGTTCAAGGACCGGGCCAGGCGCCGGGTGGTGGAGCTCCAGGCCGGCGACGCGGAGACCCTCGCGCTGTGGCAGAAGTTCGTCGACGAGTCGAAGATCTACTTCTACTCGGTCTTCGAGAAGCTCGACATGGAGATCCGTGACCCCGACATCGTCGGTGAGTCCGGGTACAACGACATGCTCGACGAGACCTGCCGCATCCTCGAGGAGTCCGGCGTGGCCGTGCGCTCCGAGGGCGCGCTGTGCGTGTTCTTCGACGACGTGAAGGGCCCCGACGGCAATCCGGTCCCGTTGATCGTGAAGAAGTCCAACGGCGGGTACGGCTACGCCGCCACGGACCTCTCCGCGATCCGCGACCGTGTGCAGAACCTCGGCGCGGACACCCTCGTGTACGTCGTGGACGCCCGGCAGTCCCTGCACTTCAAGATGGTCTTCGAGACCGCCCGCCGGGCCGGCTGGCTGAACGACAAGGTCAAGGCGGTCCAGCTGGCCTTCGGCACCGTGCTGGGCAAGGACGGCAAGCCGTTCAAGACCCGTGAGGGCGAGACGGTGCGCCTGGTGGACCTGCTGGACGAGGCGATCGACCGTGCGACGGCGGTGGTGCGCGAGAAGGCCGAGAAGGTGGGCCTGAGCGAGCAGGAGATCGTCGAGAACGGCCGGTACGTGGGCGTCGGCGCGGTGAAGTACGCCGACCTGTCGACGTCCGCGGTGCGCGACTACAAGTTCGACCTGGACCAGATGGTGTCGCTGAACGGTGACACGTCCGTGTACCTCCAGTACGCGTACGCCCGTATCCAGTCGATCAAGCGCAAGGCGGGCGACCGCAGCCCGGTCGCGCACCCGGAGCTCGCACTCGCTCCGGCCGAGCGTGCGCTCGGTCTGCACCTGGACCAGTTCGGTGAGGTGCTGGCCGAGGTGGCGTCCTCGTACGAGCCGCACAAGCTGGCCGCGTACCTGTACCAGCTGGCCTCGCACCTGACGACGTTCTACGACCAGTGCCACGTGCTGAGCGCGGACAACCCGCCGGAGGTCGTGGAGAACCGCCTCTTCCTCGTCGACCTCACCGGGCGCACGCTGCACCAGGGCATGGCGCTGCTGGGCATCCGGACGCCCGAGCGCCTCTGA